The following proteins are encoded in a genomic region of Microbacterium sp. NC79:
- a CDS encoding phosphoglyceromutase gives MTEPYTLILLRHGQSEWNQLNLFTGWVDVRLTEQGKNEARRGGELLAENGLLPDVLHTSLLSRAIQTANIALDAADRLWIPVSRSWRLNERHYGALQGKDKAQTLEEFGPEQFQLWRRSFDVPPPALDDASEFSQVNDVRYADIDGELPRTESLSLVINRLLPYWENAIVPDLQAGKTVLVTAHGNSLRGLVKHLEGISDEDIAALNIPTGIPLVYRLDADLKPLGAGEYLDPEAAAAGAAAVANQGAKH, from the coding sequence ATGACGGAGCCCTACACTCTCATCCTCCTTCGCCACGGACAGAGCGAATGGAACCAGCTGAACCTGTTCACCGGTTGGGTCGATGTTCGACTCACGGAGCAGGGCAAGAACGAAGCGCGTCGCGGTGGCGAGCTGCTGGCCGAAAATGGCCTCCTGCCTGACGTGCTGCACACGTCGCTGTTGAGCCGCGCAATCCAGACCGCAAACATTGCGCTGGACGCTGCCGACCGCCTGTGGATCCCGGTCTCGCGTTCATGGCGCCTCAACGAGCGCCACTACGGCGCTTTGCAGGGCAAAGACAAGGCGCAGACGCTCGAGGAGTTCGGCCCCGAGCAGTTCCAGCTGTGGCGACGTTCGTTCGACGTGCCGCCGCCCGCACTCGACGACGCGAGCGAATTCAGCCAGGTTAACGATGTGCGCTACGCCGACATCGACGGTGAACTGCCGCGCACTGAGTCGCTGAGCCTCGTCATCAACCGCCTCCTTCCGTACTGGGAGAACGCCATCGTTCCCGACCTGCAGGCGGGCAAAACCGTTCTCGTTACCGCGCACGGCAACTCGCTGCGTGGGCTCGTGAAGCACCTCGAAGGCATCAGCGACGAAGACATCGCTGCCCTCAACATTCCAACCGGTATTCCGCTCGTGTACCGTCTCGACGCTGACCTGAAGCCGCTCGGTGCTGGTGAGTACCTGGACCCGGAGGCCGCAGCTGCCGGCGCAGCCGCCGTGGCAAACCAGGGCGCCAAGCACTAA
- a CDS encoding class I SAM-dependent methyltransferase — MARRTAPTGHATRGTTGTNRLRRVDRWIAARREFTSAASPLVVDLGFGASGVTAFELYARLVKAHPTVEVLGIEIDPERVARANEQLAEVRSGTTAFPADARVSFLKGGFETPTDRAPQIIRAFNVLRQYDEADVLAAWALMAGRLNPGGLLVEGTCDEIGRVSSWIDIDHTATPLRLTVSLRLAGLVAPSIVAERLPKALIHHNVAGERVHAYISALDDAWERNAPLGTFGPVQRWLATVRAVKDAGWPVQGTPSRWRLGEVTVDWAAVAP; from the coding sequence ATGGCACGGCGCACGGCTCCCACGGGGCACGCAACTCGCGGAACCACCGGAACCAATCGGTTGCGCCGCGTGGACCGCTGGATTGCCGCGCGTCGCGAGTTCACCTCCGCAGCTTCTCCCCTGGTGGTTGATCTCGGCTTTGGCGCCTCAGGCGTGACGGCATTCGAACTGTATGCGCGTCTGGTGAAGGCGCATCCGACCGTCGAGGTGCTCGGCATCGAGATTGACCCTGAACGGGTCGCCCGAGCAAACGAACAGCTGGCGGAGGTGCGCAGCGGAACCACGGCTTTTCCTGCTGATGCGCGCGTCAGTTTCCTGAAGGGCGGGTTTGAGACGCCCACCGACCGTGCCCCGCAGATTATTCGCGCCTTCAATGTGTTGCGGCAGTACGACGAGGCAGACGTGCTGGCGGCGTGGGCTCTCATGGCTGGGCGTTTGAATCCCGGTGGCCTTCTCGTTGAAGGCACGTGTGATGAGATCGGACGCGTCTCGAGTTGGATCGATATTGACCACACGGCGACTCCTCTTCGTTTGACGGTGTCACTTCGCCTCGCCGGGCTGGTGGCGCCGAGCATCGTGGCGGAGCGCCTGCCCAAGGCGTTGATTCATCACAACGTTGCGGGCGAGCGGGTTCATGCGTACATCTCGGCTCTTGATGATGCGTGGGAACGTAACGCGCCGCTCGGTACCTTCGGCCCCGTGCAACGGTGGCTCGCGACCGTGCGAGCGGTCAAGGATGCGGGGTGGCCGGTCCAGGGTACGCCGTCGCGGTGGCGTCTGGGCGAAGTGACGGTTGATTGGGCGGCGGTAGCACCATGA
- a CDS encoding NAD(P)/FAD-dependent oxidoreductase: MTAAAIVGSGPNGLAAAIRLAQAGITVTVYEANDRIGGGALTSELTVPWLLHDDCSTALPAALASPFFQSLNLERHGLRWRHAPIELAHPLLGQRTATLYRDIDETAMALGSDGERWRRLFGPLAARPEALAETSFAPLVSWPRHPIMLARLGMRALPPATMTARYFRTPQAAALFGGIAAHAFMPLTSLVSSSVGIMLGALAHAHGWPMAQGGAGALTEALAAELLSLGGRIETGVRVTRTEDLGADIVILTVPPAVALPMIGDVPRGVGRSWRRFRQGPSAYKIDLAVEGEVPWRDEESRRAGVVHVGGTMAEMRAAESAMSRGRMPERPFILTAQPHTTDPSRRVGNVVPFWLYAHVPHAWGGDETDRILSRVEEFAPGLRERIVGINVRGPAALEAHNAAYVGGDIAGGATSLRQLVMRPRLGSLGYRTGVPGVYLGGASTSPAAGVHGMSGMQAAECALRDLTR, encoded by the coding sequence ATGACGGCAGCAGCGATTGTCGGTTCCGGACCGAACGGGCTGGCGGCGGCTATTCGGCTCGCGCAGGCGGGCATCACGGTCACGGTCTACGAGGCCAACGACCGTATCGGCGGTGGCGCTCTTACGTCAGAACTCACGGTTCCGTGGCTCTTGCATGATGACTGTTCCACCGCTCTGCCCGCGGCTCTCGCTTCACCGTTTTTCCAGTCGCTGAATCTCGAGCGGCACGGGTTGCGCTGGCGGCATGCGCCGATTGAGTTGGCGCATCCGTTGCTCGGGCAACGCACGGCGACGCTGTACCGCGATATCGATGAGACGGCGATGGCACTCGGCTCCGATGGTGAGCGGTGGCGGCGGTTGTTCGGACCGCTTGCTGCTCGACCGGAGGCCCTGGCTGAAACCTCGTTTGCGCCGCTGGTGAGTTGGCCGCGGCATCCGATCATGCTGGCGCGGTTGGGGATGCGTGCGTTGCCCCCTGCGACGATGACGGCCAGGTATTTCCGTACGCCGCAGGCGGCTGCCCTGTTTGGCGGTATTGCCGCACACGCGTTTATGCCGTTGACGTCGCTGGTGTCATCGTCGGTTGGCATCATGTTGGGTGCGCTGGCGCACGCGCATGGCTGGCCGATGGCGCAGGGTGGGGCTGGTGCGCTGACGGAGGCTTTGGCTGCAGAGCTGTTGAGTTTGGGCGGGCGTATTGAGACTGGCGTTCGGGTCACTCGCACTGAGGATCTGGGTGCAGACATTGTGATTCTTACGGTGCCGCCCGCTGTTGCTCTCCCCATGATCGGCGATGTGCCCCGTGGTGTGGGTCGTTCGTGGCGACGTTTTCGGCAGGGTCCGTCTGCCTACAAGATCGACCTTGCTGTTGAGGGTGAGGTGCCGTGGCGGGATGAGGAGTCGCGGCGCGCTGGTGTCGTTCATGTCGGCGGAACCATGGCGGAGATGCGTGCGGCTGAGTCGGCGATGAGTCGGGGGCGGATGCCAGAGCGTCCATTCATCCTCACCGCGCAGCCGCACACCACTGATCCTTCGCGGCGGGTCGGCAATGTGGTTCCGTTTTGGCTTTATGCGCACGTTCCGCATGCGTGGGGCGGAGACGAAACTGATCGCATTCTGTCGCGGGTGGAAGAGTTTGCGCCGGGGTTGCGTGAGCGGATCGTGGGCATCAATGTGCGTGGCCCCGCGGCATTGGAAGCGCACAATGCGGCATACGTTGGTGGTGACATTGCGGGTGGTGCGACGTCGTTGCGTCAGTTGGTGATGCGGCCGCGTCTCGGGTCGCTTGGATATCGAACCGGGGTCCCTGGTGTCTATCTGGGCGGCGCATCGACGTCTCCTGCTGCGGGCGTGCATGGGATGAGTGGAATGCAGGCCGCGGAGTGTGCGCTGAGAGATCTAACCCGGTAG
- a CDS encoding HNH endonuclease signature motif containing protein, translating into MTNPHLTPLLEAVAALESAWCDAECGTDLDRTQLLAVNAAMGTLQRRFDGLRAEVAAGIEHESRPELGPDGLAKQQGFRNSATLIAATTGGTTGDASKLTKLGKATAPRSNLLGEKLPPKYPAVQDALQRGTIAAAAGSLIVGMLDRARLHASIEQVGEAEALLVEGAAGLSCDDVRKLVTRAEAWLNPDGVEPREDEARASRSLTMFERDGSLFVNFRTDVASGAPIKNAIQAWVTATFQARNTNANAAAGHSETCEGTATGDAPEGWTMPGDDRRTVAQLQADALTAICEHMTGCDNNELPLTGATVIVRVSLDDLTTGTGVATIDGTDQPISISTCRQMAASGGVIPAVLGSDGEILDWGREKRLFTRAQRLALVERDGGCVMCGLPPQMTKAHHIRWWQRDTGPTDLSNGVLLCTSCHHRIHDNGWNIRVDGTKRTSKVWIIPPATVDPTQTPRLGGRARYDIAA; encoded by the coding sequence ATGACCAATCCACATCTCACCCCTCTTCTCGAAGCCGTTGCGGCGCTCGAGTCGGCGTGGTGCGATGCGGAATGTGGCACCGATTTAGACCGCACGCAGCTGCTGGCGGTGAATGCCGCGATGGGAACATTGCAACGACGCTTCGACGGACTCCGCGCGGAAGTCGCCGCAGGAATCGAGCATGAGTCACGGCCTGAGTTGGGGCCGGATGGGCTCGCGAAACAGCAGGGTTTTCGCAACTCGGCGACGCTGATCGCGGCAACCACCGGTGGCACGACCGGCGATGCGTCAAAACTCACAAAACTAGGTAAAGCGACCGCGCCGCGGTCGAACCTGCTCGGCGAAAAGTTGCCCCCGAAATATCCGGCAGTGCAAGACGCGCTGCAGCGGGGCACGATTGCCGCAGCAGCCGGATCGCTCATCGTTGGGATGCTTGACCGTGCCCGCCTGCACGCCAGCATCGAACAGGTCGGTGAAGCCGAAGCTCTTCTGGTGGAGGGTGCTGCGGGGCTCTCGTGTGATGACGTCCGCAAACTTGTCACCCGGGCCGAGGCCTGGCTGAACCCCGACGGTGTCGAACCCCGCGAAGATGAGGCCCGCGCCAGCCGGTCACTGACCATGTTTGAGCGCGACGGGTCCCTGTTCGTCAACTTCCGCACCGACGTCGCGTCGGGCGCCCCGATTAAGAATGCGATCCAAGCCTGGGTCACTGCGACCTTCCAAGCCCGCAACACCAACGCCAACGCCGCCGCCGGTCACAGTGAAACGTGCGAAGGCACCGCCACCGGGGACGCTCCCGAGGGGTGGACCATGCCGGGTGATGATCGCCGCACGGTTGCGCAACTGCAAGCAGATGCGCTCACCGCGATCTGCGAGCACATGACCGGATGCGACAACAACGAACTCCCGCTCACCGGCGCGACTGTCATTGTCCGCGTGAGCCTTGATGATCTCACCACCGGCACCGGTGTCGCGACGATCGACGGCACGGATCAGCCGATCAGCATCAGCACTTGCAGGCAGATGGCCGCGAGCGGCGGTGTCATTCCCGCCGTCCTCGGCAGTGACGGTGAGATTCTCGACTGGGGCCGCGAAAAGCGACTCTTCACCCGGGCTCAACGCCTCGCCCTCGTCGAACGAGACGGCGGATGCGTCATGTGCGGACTCCCACCCCAAATGACAAAAGCCCATCACATTAGATGGTGGCAACGAGACACCGGACCAACCGACCTCAGCAACGGGGTCCTGCTCTGTACGAGCTGTCACCATCGCATTCATGACAATGGCTGGAACATCCGCGTCGACGGCACGAAACGTACGTCGAAAGTGTGGATCATCCCACCCGCCACCGTCGACCCGACACAAACCCCACGCCTTGGCGGCCGCGCCCGCTACGACATCGCCGCCTAA
- a CDS encoding folate-binding protein YgfZ: MSRFASLPGAVAGDHGIAHYGEPLREQRALDRGAALAELADRAVVTLTGPDRLTWLNSITSQAVDRLAAGDSTELLVLDVQGRVEHAAGVFDDGETSYLLVDIDDAEPLATWLMRMRFRAQVEIAATTDWVLVGYNAGGRAEELVKSVLGDDARIWVDPWSAVAPGGWQYSHVAEHPGAERAWREAIVTPAQRDALIAQRGSVTTAGLLSVDALRIAAWRPRWANERDDRVIPHEVDWLRSAVHLNKGCYRGQETVAKVHNLGHPPRRLVMLHLDGSDSVIPAPGTTVFNGEDEVGTVTSAAMHHELGPIALAIVSRRVPADAVLSVHLDEAVISAAQEVIVPADAGATANVPRLTRLSRRPLKQD, from the coding sequence ATGAGCCGTTTTGCGTCTTTGCCCGGCGCTGTCGCCGGCGATCACGGTATCGCCCACTATGGGGAGCCGTTGCGTGAGCAGCGTGCGTTGGACCGCGGCGCAGCCCTGGCTGAACTCGCGGATCGCGCTGTCGTCACCCTGACCGGACCAGACCGCCTGACCTGGCTGAACTCCATCACTTCGCAGGCCGTCGACCGACTCGCTGCTGGTGACTCGACTGAACTTCTGGTGCTCGACGTGCAGGGCCGTGTGGAACACGCCGCTGGCGTCTTCGATGACGGTGAAACCTCATATCTGCTCGTCGACATCGACGATGCGGAACCATTGGCTACGTGGTTGATGCGCATGCGGTTCCGGGCGCAGGTGGAGATTGCTGCGACGACCGACTGGGTTCTCGTCGGCTACAACGCTGGTGGTCGCGCGGAAGAACTTGTGAAGAGCGTTCTCGGTGATGACGCTCGCATTTGGGTCGATCCGTGGAGCGCTGTTGCACCTGGTGGTTGGCAGTATTCGCACGTTGCTGAACACCCTGGTGCCGAGCGTGCTTGGCGCGAAGCCATTGTGACGCCCGCGCAACGGGATGCTCTTATCGCACAGCGTGGTTCCGTCACCACCGCCGGACTTCTCTCTGTCGACGCTCTGCGCATTGCGGCATGGCGTCCGCGGTGGGCAAACGAACGCGATGACCGCGTGATTCCGCACGAAGTCGACTGGTTGCGCTCCGCGGTGCACCTCAACAAGGGGTGCTATCGCGGGCAAGAAACGGTTGCCAAGGTGCACAACCTGGGCCACCCTCCGCGTCGCCTTGTCATGCTTCATCTCGATGGCAGTGACAGCGTGATTCCGGCGCCCGGAACGACGGTATTCAATGGCGAAGACGAGGTCGGCACGGTGACGTCGGCGGCGATGCACCATGAACTCGGACCCATTGCTCTGGCCATCGTCAGTCGTCGCGTGCCTGCGGACGCGGTCTTGAGCGTTCACCTCGATGAGGCTGTCATTTCGGCGGCCCAGGAGGTCATTGTTCCGGCCGACGCTGGCGCCACTGCCAACGTGCCACGGTTGACTCGATTGTCGCGGCGTCCGCTTAAGCAGGACTAA
- a CDS encoding FABP family protein, protein MIELPSDLPADLVPLSWLLGVWEGVGVIDYHVGDEHYSGEFTHRVSFSHDGSSFLNYSATAVMVDSQRALVSEAGFWRLVRPQTKADAGPGLLPATAAPVVRTVHDVEALRQPSGGFDIEVNVVHSDGMSELYLGQVNGPRIDIATDAVVRSASAQPYTAASRMYGLVESHLLWAWDIAALGAPLGSHASARLAKVS, encoded by the coding sequence ATGATCGAGCTGCCGAGCGATCTTCCGGCGGATCTCGTTCCGCTCTCGTGGCTTCTTGGAGTCTGGGAGGGCGTTGGTGTCATCGACTACCACGTCGGTGACGAGCACTATTCCGGTGAGTTCACTCACCGAGTGAGCTTTAGCCACGATGGTAGTAGCTTCCTCAACTATTCGGCGACAGCGGTCATGGTGGACTCGCAGCGTGCGCTGGTCAGTGAGGCCGGTTTCTGGCGCCTGGTGCGCCCGCAAACCAAGGCCGATGCTGGCCCCGGGCTGTTGCCTGCGACCGCCGCGCCTGTCGTGCGCACCGTGCACGACGTCGAGGCGCTTCGCCAACCGAGTGGGGGCTTCGACATTGAGGTCAATGTCGTGCACTCCGATGGCATGAGTGAGCTTTACCTCGGTCAGGTCAACGGCCCGCGTATCGACATCGCAACCGACGCTGTCGTGCGGAGCGCATCGGCTCAGCCATACACGGCGGCCTCGCGAATGTACGGACTCGTTGAATCACACCTGTTGTGGGCGTGGGATATCGCAGCGCTCGGTGCGCCGCTCGGATCGCACGCTTCCGCACGCCTAGCAAAGGTTTCCTGA
- a CDS encoding winged helix-turn-helix domain-containing protein, with protein MAQILVLSSAADTSGPLPALELLAHTVRVIPASPAHLVSAPDADLIVIDARGDLLAAKSLCKILRTTGLSSPLIAAVNEGGLTAVSPDWGIDDVILTTAGPAEIDARIRLTLGRIAPTTATTRVQTSGISIDEASYSAKVNGRPLDLTYKEFQLLHFLATHPTRVFTREQLLSEVWGYDYFGGTRTVDVHVRRLRAKLGDLEQLIGTVRNVGYRFNNADDEALNSSHA; from the coding sequence ATGGCACAGATCCTGGTACTGAGCTCAGCCGCGGATACCTCTGGCCCTCTGCCGGCGCTCGAGCTCCTTGCCCATACTGTGCGCGTCATCCCTGCCTCTCCTGCGCATCTCGTCTCCGCGCCTGATGCCGATCTCATTGTGATCGACGCGCGCGGTGACCTGCTCGCTGCGAAGTCGTTGTGCAAGATTCTCCGCACCACCGGCCTCTCCAGCCCCCTCATCGCCGCCGTCAACGAAGGCGGACTCACCGCCGTCTCCCCCGACTGGGGCATCGATGATGTCATCTTGACGACCGCCGGCCCCGCAGAAATTGACGCTCGGATTCGCCTCACCCTCGGCCGCATCGCCCCGACCACCGCCACAACACGCGTGCAGACCAGTGGCATATCCATCGACGAGGCGAGCTATTCAGCCAAGGTCAATGGCCGCCCGCTCGACCTCACGTACAAAGAGTTTCAGCTGCTCCACTTCCTCGCCACACACCCCACGCGCGTCTTCACTCGAGAACAACTCCTCAGCGAAGTGTGGGGATACGACTACTTCGGCGGAACCAGAACTGTCGACGTGCATGTGCGTCGCCTCCGCGCGAAGCTGGGCGACTTGGAACAATTGATTGGCACCGTGCGAAACGTCGGCTATCGCTTCAATAACGCAGACGACGAAGCGCTGAATTCTTCCCACGCCTAA
- a CDS encoding RNA degradosome polyphosphate kinase, with protein MIEQTIPFAGFSDDDDDFDAMTPDTDDRFPDDRYLDRELSWLAFNQRVLELAEDPTTPLLERANFLAIFASNLDEFFMVRVAGLKRRILTGLAVPTNVGRAPLDVLADISDEAHRLQLRHAAAWKKLVQPSLAEAGIEVVDWEDLTADEQAKLTEYFQGQVFPVLMPLAVDPAHPFPYISGLSLNLAIRVRNARTGRQDFARLKVPQMMPRLVEVPTEGTALRFISLEELIANHLGDLFPGMEVIDHHLFRLTRNEDMVIEEDESESLIQALEAELMRRRFGPPIRLEITDDMDDLTLDLLLKELGITDQEVYRLPGALDLRSLFSLSRIERPDLHYPPHLPRTALAFQPIEQNGRADIFAAIRRGDVLVHHPYESFATSVQAYLEQAARDPHVLAIKQTLYRTSGDSPIVQALIDAAEAGKQVLALVEVKARFDEAANIVWARKLEKAGVHVVYGLVGLKTHSKLCLVIREEEGTLRHYSHVGTGNYNPKTSRLYEDFGLFTTDDQVGKDLTRLFNELSGYAIEKKFKRLLVAPLHLRKGLIRLIEKERRNALAGKPARIRIKVNSMVDEQIIDALYRASMAGVPVEVWVRGICSLRPGVPGLSENITVRSILGRYLEHSRLFLFENDGDPQIYIGSADMMHRNLDRRVEALVRVTAPEHLTELATLFDLAMSDATSSWHLDAEGAWTRHSVDSDGQPLIDVQDATMAAVARRRRSRAVR; from the coding sequence ATGATCGAGCAGACGATCCCCTTTGCGGGCTTCAGCGATGACGACGATGATTTCGATGCCATGACGCCCGATACCGACGATCGTTTTCCTGACGACCGCTATCTTGACCGCGAGCTGAGCTGGCTCGCGTTCAACCAGCGCGTGCTCGAACTCGCTGAGGATCCGACGACGCCGTTGCTTGAGCGCGCCAACTTCCTGGCGATCTTCGCGAGCAACCTCGACGAGTTCTTCATGGTTCGTGTCGCCGGACTCAAACGCCGCATTCTTACCGGCCTTGCCGTTCCGACCAATGTGGGCCGTGCGCCACTCGACGTGTTGGCAGACATTTCTGATGAGGCACACCGCCTGCAGTTACGTCACGCCGCCGCATGGAAGAAGCTCGTCCAGCCGTCTCTCGCCGAAGCGGGCATTGAGGTTGTTGATTGGGAAGACCTCACTGCTGACGAGCAGGCGAAGCTGACGGAATACTTCCAGGGTCAAGTCTTCCCGGTACTGATGCCGCTCGCGGTCGATCCGGCACACCCTTTCCCGTACATCTCCGGCCTGTCGTTGAACCTCGCGATCCGTGTGCGCAACGCTCGCACCGGGCGCCAAGACTTTGCCCGTCTCAAAGTGCCGCAAATGATGCCCCGCCTTGTCGAGGTTCCGACCGAGGGTACTGCCCTGCGCTTTATCTCCCTCGAGGAGCTCATCGCCAACCACCTGGGCGATCTCTTCCCGGGCATGGAGGTCATCGATCACCACCTCTTCCGCCTCACCCGCAACGAAGACATGGTCATCGAAGAGGACGAAAGCGAGAGCCTCATTCAGGCGCTCGAGGCCGAGCTCATGCGTCGCCGTTTCGGTCCGCCCATTCGTTTGGAAATCACAGACGATATGGATGACCTCACACTCGATCTGTTGCTGAAAGAACTCGGCATCACCGATCAAGAGGTCTATCGCCTGCCTGGCGCGCTGGATCTGCGTTCGCTGTTCAGCCTGTCGCGCATCGAGCGCCCCGACCTGCATTACCCGCCGCACCTGCCCCGCACGGCGCTGGCTTTCCAGCCCATCGAACAGAACGGTCGCGCGGACATTTTCGCCGCGATCCGTCGCGGCGACGTGCTGGTGCACCACCCCTACGAATCGTTCGCGACGAGCGTGCAGGCGTATTTGGAGCAGGCCGCTCGCGACCCGCACGTGCTCGCGATCAAGCAAACGCTGTACCGCACGTCAGGTGATAGCCCCATCGTGCAGGCGCTGATTGATGCCGCCGAAGCTGGCAAGCAGGTACTGGCCCTCGTTGAGGTCAAGGCACGATTCGATGAAGCCGCCAACATCGTGTGGGCGCGCAAGCTGGAAAAAGCCGGCGTGCACGTCGTGTACGGCCTTGTTGGCCTGAAGACCCACTCGAAGCTGTGCCTCGTCATTCGTGAAGAAGAGGGCACGCTGCGCCACTACAGTCACGTCGGAACCGGAAACTACAACCCGAAGACATCGCGCCTTTACGAAGACTTCGGTCTGTTCACAACGGACGATCAGGTCGGCAAAGACCTCACCCGCCTCTTCAACGAGCTCAGCGGGTACGCGATCGAGAAGAAGTTCAAGCGTCTGCTGGTCGCTCCCCTGCACCTGCGCAAGGGACTCATCCGTCTCATCGAGAAAGAACGTCGCAATGCGCTCGCGGGTAAGCCCGCACGCATTCGCATCAAGGTGAACTCGATGGTCGACGAGCAGATCATCGACGCGCTTTATCGTGCGTCGATGGCAGGCGTTCCGGTCGAGGTGTGGGTGCGCGGCATCTGTTCGCTGCGGCCGGGAGTGCCTGGACTGAGTGAAAACATTACGGTCCGGTCGATTCTCGGTCGATACCTTGAGCACTCGCGTCTGTTCCTTTTCGAAAACGACGGCGACCCGCAGATCTACATCGGTAGCGCCGACATGATGCACCGCAACCTTGATCGCCGCGTCGAAGCCCTCGTGCGTGTCACAGCCCCGGAACACCTCACCGAGTTGGCGACACTTTTTGATCTCGCTATGAGCGACGCGACCAGTTCGTGGCACCTCGACGCAGAAGGTGCGTGGACGCGACACTCCGTTGACAGCGATGGGCAGCCCCTGATCGATGTGCAGGACGCAACGATGGCCGCCGTCGCCCGCCGCCGCCGATCTCGCGCGGTGCGATGA
- a CDS encoding NUDIX domain-containing protein, with product MSDKAVYAAGALVWRIVEGKLRILVIHRTKYADVTLPKGKVDPGETLPETAVREIFEETGIRVSLGAPVGVSHYRLPSRRQKIVHYWAAHASDQAIRRSAFVPNKEVAGLEWVSPKRALTYLSYPVDVEIVENFLRLEGDGVRETFPLIVLRHAKALSRSEWSDADAARPLTARGTRQAQAISGTLASFGVRRLVSSSAIRCVTTVVPLATALGRDIIRTDDLSQDSFEAGTADIRGVVGKRVRSRKAAVLCSHRPVIPTIMRELALATGTIEGQYLSDAATLEPSAFSVVHLSATHPGAGIVTIETYDARD from the coding sequence ATGAGCGATAAGGCTGTTTACGCGGCTGGTGCCCTCGTCTGGAGAATTGTCGAAGGCAAACTCCGCATTCTCGTGATTCATCGCACGAAGTACGCTGACGTGACCCTACCCAAGGGCAAAGTCGACCCCGGCGAGACCCTGCCGGAGACGGCAGTGCGTGAAATCTTCGAAGAAACCGGAATCCGCGTGAGCCTTGGCGCACCGGTGGGTGTCTCGCACTACCGCCTCCCCAGCCGTCGCCAAAAGATCGTGCACTATTGGGCGGCGCACGCGTCAGACCAAGCGATCAGGCGCTCCGCATTCGTGCCGAACAAAGAGGTGGCTGGCCTGGAGTGGGTCTCCCCGAAGCGCGCCCTCACCTACCTCAGCTACCCGGTAGACGTCGAAATCGTCGAGAACTTCCTTCGGCTCGAGGGTGACGGCGTGCGCGAAACCTTCCCCCTGATCGTGCTGCGACACGCAAAAGCGCTTTCCCGCTCGGAATGGTCAGATGCCGACGCCGCCCGCCCGCTGACGGCCCGCGGAACCAGGCAAGCGCAAGCGATCAGCGGAACTCTCGCGAGCTTCGGCGTGCGTCGTCTCGTTTCGTCCTCCGCTATTCGATGCGTCACCACTGTGGTTCCGCTCGCCACGGCTCTCGGCCGCGACATCATCCGCACCGACGACCTGTCTCAGGATTCCTTCGAAGCCGGAACCGCAGACATCCGCGGGGTGGTTGGCAAGCGCGTGCGCTCACGTAAAGCTGCCGTCTTGTGTAGTCACCGTCCGGTTATCCCCACAATTATGCGGGAATTGGCACTGGCGACCGGAACCATTGAGGGCCAGTATCTGTCGGATGCGGCAACACTCGAGCCCTCGGCTTTCAGTGTTGTTCACCTGTCGGCAACCCATCCGGGAGCCGGAATCGTCACAATCGAAACGTACGACGCCCGCGATTAG